CCCCTGGTCCCCTCAGGGCATCACTCACCGAGAGTGGTAGAGGTTGAAGACAAAGTCAGGCCCtagggaggcaggaggaagagcagggagaggtgtCAGAGCCGTGTGTTGCCATGAACCCACCTTTGCTTTGCCATGAGTCTGCGTGGCAGGGTGGGGACAGACGGGACAGGCACCAGGACATCACTGTGCACCCCCCTCCTCACCTCAGAGTGCCCCGGCTTGGCCCAGAGTCCCCCTGCACCAGGGTTTCCCCATGTCCCGTGTTCCCCACACTTCAGTCCCTGCAGCCCCGTGTTCTGagcccccctgccctgtccccctgtcccctgtccccactcaCGGTGCCGGGAGTGGCCCCGCCGGTACCACCGGATGAAGGTGTAGCCAAAACTCGCCAGgaccagcagggccagcccgaTGCCCAGGACAACCCCGATCACCTTGATGGGCTCCTGTCCTGGAAAACAGAGGGAGGGGGGCTCTGCAGACACCCCCGGGAGGCTGGGGGTCCCGACTGTCCCCTGCAGGGGACAGGACACCTGGGAGTGGGGGTACAACTCTCCAGCATGTGCTGGAAGGGACTGCACCCGGCAGGGCTGTCAGGACTGTGGCACAGAGATTTTGGTGCCCCCAAAGCCCCCTGACGGGCACCGCCGCTGTCCCCAGGTGAGCTGGCAGGTGGGACGGTCAGTGGGAGGGGAGGCGGCCACCCCGCCCATGCTGTGTCGCCACTCCTGTCCCGCTCACGCCCTCGCGGGGTGATGCTCctttcctggagctggagccaTTCCTGGGCTGGCGGTTCCCTCTAGAGGATGCTCGTGTCAGGACGAGCAGCTGCTGCCGCCAGCGCCGGGGACACGGACCGGGCTGTGCGGGACCTCTGCGGGCTCTGCACCCTCCATCCCCGCCCTCCGTGCCCAGCGTCCGGCAAAACCCGCACCAACCAACGCCCCCGCAGTTCTGGGGACACCGAGgtgcccggcacagccccgaTTCTGTGCCCACAgcgccgccggggccgtgccaggagggcacagggggTTCGAGCACTGGCCCGCACCACGGCCGGTGGAGGGCACAGGGAACCGGGTTCAGTGCGGCACCGGGAGCCAGGAGACATCGGAAAAGGATGAGCTAAGAGCAGCTAAATTTAGGCAGATGCCAGCGGGGTGAGAGCACTTCCCCTGTGGTCACGGTGTTTACACAGTGAGCAAGGTCCCGAGGCGTCCTGCAAGCCGCAGCACTGGCTCCACCTGACGGGACGGACAAACACCCGCGGCCgccggggctcccggggctcacggcacaggagcaggacctgccctgccccttcccttccttccagcCGGCCCTCCCGGCAGGACACGTGGTGGGCGATGtttctgctggggcaggggcgagctgcagccccgggacccccggTGTGGGCGAGGTCGGGGCGCTGCAGCAGCCGTGAGTCAcggcaggagctgtggggcaggaggaacGTGGTGCAACAGCCTCCCTGAATCAGCCGCTGCCGAAACTGCCCCGTCCCCACGCCCACGGCCCGTGGGAGGCCGACGGCGTCGtgcccaggccctgccctggccgTGTGTGGGaggcatccctgccctggcaccctcGGGAGCAGGGATCCCCACATCCCAGGGGATGGCTCTGGGCAGCCCaaggggcagaggagaggaaggtCACCGACCCACTGCCCATGCCATGAACACCCCACCTGCTCCCCAGCTGGGGGAAAAGGCCCCCCACTCACCTGTCTGGGGGTCCATGGCCTGGTgttgtgccacaggagctgctctcgGTTACCCCgggctggaggctgctgctgcagagccctggcacgtcctgcctgtcccctcgTCTCCTGGTGACACAGCTGCCTCCCTGTGCGGGGCTGGGCaccagtcctggctcactggtcTGACTGGTTTGCAGGGagaaagcagaggagctgcagcagacacGACAGGCGGCACATCGCCGTGCCCAGCCCGCCCGcgtgggcagctctgccctcccgctgctgggagaggctgaaCTGGGAGTACTGGGAGcctgaggggcagggacaccctggacACAggtgtgcccagctctggcaaGGTACCCAAGTGGCCGTGTCCTCCGATTGCCACCTCCTGGCAAAGaccagcagccaggaaaggtGGCAGAGGCCCATGCAGAGTCCAGGCTTGGGGCCTCAGGCAGGaccccaggggacagggaaggacagGGGTGACCTTCACCAGCCACCCCAGTCAGACATGTCCCAGAATGATACCCCGATGACCCAGAATGGCACTTACAGCTCTGTTTGATCACCTTCTCCAAGCCCCAAACCAGAGCGTCACTTGGGAATCAACTCCTGTTTGTACAAAGAGGGAAAACCccctcctgtggctgcaggggacagtgacaaaCGGGTATCACCCTTAACAGCTGGGAACTGGGCATCCAGGGCCAAACCCCCtccctgctttgtgctgctctgccaggcacagcctcccACCCTGCCGTGCCCCCCGTCGGTGGTCGtgggcgggcagggcaggagccaagccctgagcagccctgcccggggtgAGAGCCTCGGTGCCAAGGGCAGGGGTGATCCTGGgtcctgcagggccagcaggacaCCGAGGGGACAGGGGAATTGCAGCCCCCCAGTGGCCGGGAGCGCTCCGTGCCGGACGGcgcagggcacagccccgggggtGTGTCCGTGTGCCTCGGGGTCACTCAGAGCCCCGGGTCAGCCCGGCCTCACCTCTGCCTGGCCCCAGTGCAGCCCGGAACCCGTCCcatgccaggctctgggagcagggaagggcgGCTGGCTGCAGACGCAGCCGCACTCCAGGAAGCAAAGCCCCGGAGGCAACATCTGCAAACCTGGGCTGCTTCCTCAGAGCCTGCGGATCctcggaggaggaggagctgctcctgccgtGCCACCACTCCTGGGCTGCTCTCCCTTccagggcagcggggctggcactgggatgcTCCGGGGgggctgccaggacctgccaggGACCcaagctctgcccagctcccactgctgcagcccgtaaaacatttttcaatttGAAATCTGCCACAGAagcacaggcagcccctggctggaCCCTACATCCCACGTTCTCTGGGCACTTCATGGACCACGAGGGCTGAGGACGCAGCCAGACGAGGTCCCCATGTGGGGAGGGGGCTCCTTacctgcacagccacagggagTGGGCAGGATCCCTGCTGGCAGCGTGAGCTGGCACAAGGATGGCACAGCTCCCTGAGGAGTTGcaggctgtgggtgctctgCAGTCTCCCgctggcacagccacacacctggcagcagcagcagcaccgtTGAGAAAGCTGGATTTTTCCGCAGGAGAGGGGGTTAATTATCGGCTCGGCACGTCCTGCTcacccagcacctccagcatgAGTGTGCAGAGGGCAGCCAGCAGCCTCCCCGACCCCAGTCCGTTCCCTGGGACCCCTCACCCCGCTGGGGCACCGGCCCCTGCACCCCTCAGCCTCCCTCCCATCCTGCCAGGCCAAGGCAAACCGCTCCATCCCAGCGGGATTGATTATTCCTGGATGATCACAGATCCATGACCCCCAGCCATCCCCGAGGTCACCCCACGGTCCCCCCTTGCAGCCTGGGGTAATCTTCCATGGCACCCACCGCCTTCCCTTTGACTCCCCCGGCGCTGCCAGCCGTGACCCGGGGCTGGCGGGGACACACAGACCGAGTGACCCGAGAGCACAaactctcctcctttcctcctccaccTACTCAACCCTGGCTTTGACAACAACCCAGCGCAACGCGGAAGAGCCGGACAAAGAGCGGGATGGCAGCGGATCCTCTTATcatcaggaggagcaggaaaaatCAGTCCGTTCACTTCTGATAAACTGTTTGGTGACAGCAGCTCCGCGGGTGAGTCACCTGCAGTGGCAGATGCTCGGGAGATTACCGCAGGTGGTGGTGCCGCTGATAGACAGGTGTTGTATTACAATACAAACCCTAATTCCTGTTTCACAACTCCCCCCGTGGGTTTTAAGGAGGGCCGGGGCGGTCCTGCCCCAGTGCGAGCGCGGTGTGGGCACCGAGcgcaggcacagggctggggagcatCGCCCGCCGCCTCCGGGGCACCGGGGCAGCCGCAGCCTCCCTGTGCCCGCTCCGGGGACAGCAGCGGCGATTCCGCAGGCGGAGGGAGCACTCCGGAGCTGCACGGACATGGTGAGTCAccggcagcgctgcccccggcccggcgctgAGCACAGCCCCCCGCGCCCCTGCCCGCTGCACTCGCAGCCCGGAGTGGGTCTgaggggatggggcagcccaggcccaaggagctgctgctccccggctctggcagcagcCGAGGAAGGGTTTCCCCCTGTTCCTCACACCCCTCCGTGGCTGGATACGGTGCTTGGGTACCCCCACGAGCTCTCGCTCCCACATTTCTGGGGctgcctttccccctccctgcccggggAGCTGACAAGCAAGGCAGTGTCCCCCATGCCGAGGGGACAGGACCTTCTGAAGGGTCTAATCCCActcctgggcactgcctgggtGAGAGCCAGGCCCtcccagccccggcacagctCCCACCACGGCACTGCCggtccctgtgctcagcacaggggacacaccTGCAAGGAAACCACGGCCACCAAACCCCAGCCTGGCATGCAGTCCCTCCCTGGGAGGGAGACACATCCCCAGGAGGGCAGACACGAACGACCAAGCTCTCCGGACACTGCAGAAccctccaccagcagcacaccGGGACATCAACCCCTCCAGGGTGGGGAGCTCACTCTCTGAAATGTCCACACACACCCACGGGTTAAATCCTGCAGCCAAGGAGCCACCCTCGGAATCTGATCACCCTGAGAAGCTTGGTTTGGTGAAGGAACAAAGCTTGGTTTGGTGAAGGAACAAAGCTTGGTTTGGTGAAGGAATGTCCCTGAGGGAGGGAcaagcccagctcagcacagcctgcagcccccagcacggattccccatggaaaggggtgAAGAGGTTCATCAGAGCTccaggctctgggctggcactggcacagctggagcctggAATGGCCGTGGGGACTTGAAGTGCTCCGAGGAGAACACAACAAAGGAGCTCAATTAGTTCTGGTAGCATTGAGTTCTGCACGCAGGAGAGGGCACGGCCCTCGCCTTGTTTTGGATTTAACCAGTGCAGCTCTCGCTCATGGGTTTGAGAGGAGCCGTGGAGAGGCAGCACCAAGCTCTGAGTCCCTTTGAAACAGAAGAGCTTCATGgactgaagaaaatgaaaaaaaaacccaaatcaaaaaATCCAATAATCACCCATCTCATCCGCATCCACACCAGAGCTGGAGTCTTGGAAAGGAGCCCAGCAGTGATGGGGACAAGCGTGGgcactgtggggacagaggggactcggtgctgctgcagtggggcCTGGAGGATCCATCACGAGCTGgaccattcccacagggaacCGTTAGCATCCCATTATCCCGGAGGTGACACAGGAGGTCAGCATGAGGAAGGACC
This DNA window, taken from Prinia subflava isolate CZ2003 ecotype Zambia chromosome 22, Cam_Psub_1.2, whole genome shotgun sequence, encodes the following:
- the SMIM35 gene encoding small integral membrane protein 35 isoform X4 produces the protein MDPQTGQEPIKVIGVVLGIGLALLVLASFGYTFIRWYRRGHSRHRPDFVFNLYHSRGLGSVALELVPPFSISGSLGTSGSGYEPFHSQGP
- the SMIM35 gene encoding small integral membrane protein 35 isoform X1; the protein is MSCQPQRVLLLCCCFWTLPPQLSQRCCCCCQVCGCASGRLQSTHSLQLLRELCHPCASSRCQQGSCPLPVAVQVLAAPPEHPSASPAALEGRAAQEWWHGRSSSSSSEDPQALRKQPSQTSEPGLVPSPAQGGSCVTRRRGDRQDVPGLCSSSLQPGVTESSSCGTTPGHGPPDSSCRDSRLLQRPDLAHTGGPGAAARPCPSRNIAHHVSCREGRLEGREGAGQVLLLCREPREPRRPRVFVRPVRWSQCCGLQDASGPCSLCKHRDHRGSALTPLASA